One window of the Macadamia integrifolia cultivar HAES 741 unplaced genomic scaffold, SCU_Mint_v3 scaffold516, whole genome shotgun sequence genome contains the following:
- the LOC122068992 gene encoding WRKY transcription factor 55-like, translating into MEEIFSLIHQGCNLTRDLESNFPSLINNPILLSNSCEDIVRVFTKASDRLKTLAPPPDLEASVHEWLRSSYTQSMSMAAGDLFQAQLFSDKNPFDVRLLMATRDVEGSSSMKSKGGGVEASDAGKSSVTQRSRKRKDGGVEKHTVKATGPRIGNTEIPPDDGFTWRKYGQKEILGSKFPRSYYRCTHKSFYGCNAKKQVQRLDEDPNTFEVTYCGHHTCLMSSTAQSVSPPATISQMEQIEVEPTQTTRPQRRWHSLEPNNPTDLRLRMSGNFNVAGGASSSDEVAATKGQGPSQSQVRDGKEPEWPVMDLADAIFNSGSSSSSMDAIFSFMQDK; encoded by the exons atggaggaaatttttTCATTAATCCACCAGGGCTGCAACTTAACTAGAGACCTGGAATCAAACTTTCCAAGCTTGATAAACAATCccattttactttctaattcATGTGAAGACATAGTAAGGGTCTTCACTAAAGCTTCTGATCGATTGAAAACCCTAGCACCTCCACCGGATCTTGAGGCAAGTGTTCATGAATGGCTGAGGTCTAGTTATACGCAGTCCATGAGCATGGCTGCCGGTGACCTTTTTCAGGCCCAGCTCTTCTCAGATAAGAACCCGTTTGATGTGAGGTTACTCATGGCCACCAGGGATGTAGAGGGTTCTTCTTCTATGAAGTCGAAAGGTGGAGGAGTAGAGGCGTCTGATGCCGGCAAGAGCTCCGTGACCCAACGGTCACGGAAGAG GAAAGATGGTGGTGTGGAAAAGCATACGGTGAAGGCAACAGGTCCTCGAATAGGGAACACAGAGATCCCACCGGATGACGGCTTCACATGGAGAAAGTACGGTCAGAAAGAGATTCTTGGCTCAAAATTTCCTAG GAGCTACTATAGGTGCACCCACAAGAGCTTCTACGGTTGCAATGCTAAGAAGCAAGTCCAGCGATTAGATGAAGATCCAAACACCTTTGAAGTAACCTACTGCGGCCACCACACCTGTCTCATGTCCTCCACTGCACAGTCTGTGTCGCCGCCGGCCACCATTAGCCAGATGGAGCAGATTGAAGTAGAGCCAACACAAACAACGCGTCCCCAAAGAAGATGGCATTCCCTAGAACCCAACAACCCTACAGACCTTCGTTTGCGAATGTCCGGCAACTTCAACGTGGCTGGTGGCGCAAGCAGCAGTGATGAAGTCGCTGCCACTAAAGGTCAGGGTCCCTCACAATCACAGGTGCGTGACGGTAAAGAACCTGAGTGGCCTGTGATGGATCTCGCCGATGCCATCTTTAATTCTGGAAGCAGTAGTAGCAGCATGGATGCTATCTTCTCTTTCATGCAAGACAAGTAG